One window of the Capnocytophaga haemolytica genome contains the following:
- the upp gene encoding uracil phosphoribosyltransferase: MIIHHLGEDPSILNRFIAELRDVNIQADRMRFRYNLERIGEILCYEMSKFLQYKSELVKTPLGEKKVQLPKDEIVICSILRAGLALHQGLMNYFDYADNAFISAYRKHTSETDFDILVEYLASPSLEGKILFLADPMLATGRSFINVYEALAPLGKPKQTHLFAVIGSEQGIEYLEEKFPEDTHLWIATIDPALNKHGYIVPGLGDAGDLAFGNKMQG; this comes from the coding sequence ATGATTATCCACCACTTAGGCGAGGATCCTTCTATCCTCAACCGATTTATCGCCGAACTGCGCGATGTAAACATCCAAGCCGACCGTATGCGCTTCCGCTACAACCTTGAGCGCATAGGCGAAATTCTTTGTTATGAGATGAGTAAGTTCCTGCAATACAAGTCGGAACTGGTAAAAACCCCCTTGGGCGAAAAGAAAGTACAACTACCCAAGGACGAGATTGTGATATGCTCTATCCTCCGCGCGGGACTGGCATTGCACCAAGGGCTTATGAACTATTTCGACTATGCCGACAATGCCTTTATCTCCGCCTATCGCAAGCACACTTCCGAGACAGACTTCGACATCTTAGTGGAGTACTTAGCCTCCCCTTCCTTAGAGGGCAAAATACTCTTCCTTGCCGACCCAATGCTCGCCACAGGTCGCTCGTTTATCAACGTATATGAAGCCTTGGCACCACTGGGCAAGCCCAAGCAAACACACCTCTTTGCCGTGATAGGTTCTGAGCAAGGTATTGAATATTTAGAGGAAAAATTTCCAGAAGATACGCACTTGTGGATTGCCACCATCGACCCTGCCCTCAATAAGCACGGCTACATAGTACCTGGCTTAGGTGATGCAGGCGACTTAGCTTTTGGTAACAAAATGCAGGGTTAG
- a CDS encoding alpha/beta hydrolase fold domain-containing protein, whose protein sequence is MKKHLLILITLLTGATAMGQQYKVTFDKAEHGSYTVSPALPKSGMYKAGTVLTVKATPDKGYTFDSGYYTASEDMPWGRLYFETMTPEFKITVHRNIAIGAYFVKQQATQGLVVTQDIVFAQPGKKPLKYDVYAPKGAKNLPCIVIIHGGGWSSNTEDIMRGMAREMARTGKYVVFSMDYRWLGTLDGDKTPTEPYQIIEDVYGGLLHIMEHAAVYGGDPSKLLLTGDSAGGHLSASAANFVERIGDRGFGKTEDVYEFKPTYLPKGKTLIQVRTDLAKAIKAVSPTYGVFSAGLLSGPMKDKSDAYRKAIAPIESIPNAKERYVPQLLFRGTEDPIISDQEVRGYEQALIKAGQRAEYIEVGGASHAFFDWKPEAKTQAVFERYGIYHIKEMLLFFDDVLDGK, encoded by the coding sequence ATGAAAAAACATTTACTAATCCTCATTACCCTACTCACAGGGGCAACTGCTATGGGGCAGCAGTACAAGGTAACTTTTGACAAGGCAGAACACGGTTCCTATACCGTATCGCCAGCACTGCCCAAAAGCGGGATGTACAAAGCAGGCACTGTGCTCACCGTAAAAGCCACCCCAGACAAGGGCTACACATTTGACAGTGGTTATTACACCGCTTCCGAAGATATGCCTTGGGGTAGACTCTATTTCGAGACAATGACCCCTGAATTTAAAATTACAGTTCATCGCAATATCGCTATTGGGGCTTATTTCGTAAAACAACAGGCTACCCAAGGGCTTGTCGTTACCCAAGATATAGTATTTGCACAACCAGGGAAGAAGCCTCTCAAATACGATGTTTACGCCCCTAAAGGAGCTAAAAACCTGCCTTGTATAGTCATTATCCACGGAGGTGGCTGGTCGTCCAATACCGAAGACATTATGCGCGGTATGGCACGCGAGATGGCGCGTACGGGCAAGTATGTAGTCTTCAGTATGGACTATCGTTGGCTGGGCACTCTTGATGGCGACAAAACGCCTACCGAACCCTATCAGATTATTGAGGACGTCTACGGTGGACTGCTTCATATTATGGAGCACGCTGCTGTATACGGAGGCGATCCTTCCAAGTTATTGCTCACAGGTGATAGTGCAGGCGGACACCTATCAGCTTCTGCTGCCAACTTCGTAGAGCGCATTGGAGATCGTGGTTTTGGTAAGACTGAAGATGTCTACGAATTTAAGCCCACTTATCTGCCTAAAGGCAAAACCCTCATCCAAGTGCGTACCGACTTAGCTAAGGCTATCAAAGCTGTGAGTCCTACCTATGGAGTGTTCTCTGCAGGGCTCCTCTCAGGACCTATGAAGGACAAAAGTGATGCCTATCGCAAAGCTATTGCTCCCATAGAATCTATTCCTAATGCTAAAGAGCGTTATGTACCTCAATTGCTGTTTCGTGGCACTGAAGATCCTATCATCAGTGATCAGGAAGTGCGAGGTTATGAGCAAGCTCTCATCAAAGCAGGGCAACGCGCAGAGTACATTGAAGTAGGTGGTGCTAGCCACGCCTTCTTCGACTGGAAACCTGAAGCGAAAACCCAGGCCGTCTTCGAACGTTATGGCATTTACCACATCAAGGAAATGCTCCTTTTCTTTGATGATGTGCTGGATGGTAAGTAA
- a CDS encoding peptide MFS transporter has protein sequence MNYSNTKVLGQPSGLFFLFFTQMWERFSFYGMCALLVLFLTAEVITGSVQSGWGWDTARATSLYGTYAMLLYLTPIIGGIIADKYLGARKTIIIGASIMTLGQFCLFMNSHTMFYVGLCCLVIGVGLFKPNMPSILSQMFIGEPEKKDSAYTIFYMGVNCGAFFGMMLCGYLGIHWGWHLGFGLAGIFMLLGTLQFIFAKNLMDNLGAAPKRMPEAEKKVDIGEKHNPFTIVDIILTVIVAVLGLTYALNEQLVKGGFTDVFGFLDNPYLSGQLLVILGTLLLFIYLIISRTMRYEGEVRRRMFAVLCIAMFIIFFYIGFDQAPSSLTIITRDHIDRTLTGNGLLIFNIVNSLLVLVPLAIITYVLIRLAIATFKIIPITNLILLVCFMLLWGGSIYMLYQKFHETVSEIEVTWFGTLNSFFVITLASSISKIWDSKYNPPVAFKYGFGLLLVSIGFLAIWLGDVYFNVGGKIPMLFLVLIYLFLTLGELFVSPVGLSYISKLVPARMLAFMFGMWYLAIAIAKKIAASLGGQVDVIKAKWGLDAFFLIFAGITAGAAIIVMAMHPLLKKLMGEVK, from the coding sequence ATGAATTATTCAAACACCAAAGTATTAGGTCAGCCATCGGGCTTGTTTTTTTTGTTCTTCACTCAGATGTGGGAGCGTTTTTCTTTTTATGGGATGTGTGCCCTCTTGGTGCTTTTCCTCACAGCGGAGGTTATTACAGGTTCAGTACAGTCAGGCTGGGGCTGGGATACAGCACGTGCTACCTCGCTCTATGGCACCTACGCAATGCTGCTATACCTCACCCCCATCATTGGCGGTATCATCGCTGATAAATACCTCGGTGCACGCAAGACGATCATCATCGGCGCAAGCATTATGACCCTCGGGCAGTTCTGTCTCTTTATGAATTCCCACACGATGTTCTATGTGGGTTTGTGCTGCCTCGTGATTGGGGTAGGGCTTTTTAAGCCTAATATGCCTTCTATACTATCACAGATGTTCATCGGTGAACCAGAGAAAAAAGACAGTGCCTACACCATCTTCTATATGGGCGTCAATTGTGGTGCCTTCTTTGGGATGATGCTCTGTGGCTACCTCGGCATCCACTGGGGCTGGCATCTCGGTTTTGGGCTGGCTGGCATCTTTATGCTGCTCGGCACACTGCAATTCATCTTTGCCAAAAACCTAATGGACAACTTGGGGGCTGCCCCTAAGAGAATGCCTGAGGCAGAGAAGAAGGTGGATATAGGTGAAAAACATAACCCTTTTACAATAGTGGATATTATCCTCACGGTGATTGTAGCAGTACTGGGGCTCACCTATGCCCTTAATGAGCAGTTGGTAAAAGGCGGCTTTACTGATGTCTTTGGCTTTCTTGATAATCCTTACCTATCTGGACAACTGCTTGTGATACTTGGCACGTTGTTACTTTTTATTTACTTGATTATTTCACGTACAATGCGCTATGAAGGGGAGGTACGTCGCCGTATGTTTGCCGTGCTCTGTATCGCAATGTTCATCATCTTCTTTTACATTGGTTTCGATCAAGCTCCTTCCTCACTGACTATCATCACCCGCGACCATATCGATAGAACACTCACAGGTAACGGACTGCTGATATTCAACATCGTCAATAGCCTATTGGTGCTCGTCCCGCTGGCGATTATCACCTATGTACTCATACGGCTCGCCATAGCTACCTTTAAGATTATTCCGATTACAAACCTCATTCTATTAGTGTGCTTTATGCTACTTTGGGGAGGCTCTATTTATATGCTCTACCAGAAGTTTCACGAGACAGTGTCAGAGATTGAAGTAACGTGGTTTGGCACGCTCAATTCTTTCTTTGTCATCACCTTAGCCTCTTCAATCTCTAAAATCTGGGACTCTAAATACAATCCTCCTGTGGCTTTCAAGTACGGCTTTGGGTTGCTGCTTGTCTCTATAGGCTTTTTAGCAATCTGGTTGGGAGATGTGTATTTCAACGTAGGCGGAAAGATACCGATGCTCTTCTTAGTGCTTATCTATTTATTCCTTACCTTAGGCGAGTTGTTTGTCTCTCCTGTGGGTTTATCCTATATATCTAAGTTAGTGCCAGCGCGTATGCTCGCCTTTATGTTTGGGATGTGGTATTTAGCGATTGCTATAGCCAAGAAGATAGCTGCCTCACTCGGTGGACAAGTAGACGTCATCAAAGCGAAGTGGGGTTTAGACGCCTTCTTCCTCATATTTGCAGGTATCACCGCAGGTGCGGCTATTATCGTAATGGCAATGCACCCACTGCTCAAAAAACTAATGGGAGAAGTAAAGTAA
- a CDS encoding DUF6427 family protein — protein sequence MLSARFENTRAIDLLIVFLALLAGALVYETQVLHTVFTDAVVIEKLVITILLLLSFLLLQQINRWNELAETKNCYVLFFFAICIILFPMTFSSIRVVGANLLVLLVLWRILTLKTGEEVPQKLFDASLLVFCAGILHPWALVFLLNIWISLLFYGSEKRRYWLIPFLALIVILILGTAIWLLSGLPFQVIIDNFEAFDYTHITEIPNFNLPLATVVSLISLGVMLSVSLGVYYFVRRYHSISSQIVIQFLWVGLLVFFLSKEPIYLFAPIAIFFALYVERIYKLWLKETILWLLICFPVVILTLHFVTKS from the coding sequence ATGCTTAGTGCGCGTTTTGAAAATACAAGGGCAATTGATTTACTGATAGTGTTCTTAGCACTGTTGGCTGGGGCGTTGGTATACGAAACCCAAGTGCTGCATACGGTTTTCACAGATGCAGTAGTGATTGAAAAGTTAGTGATAACCATCCTTTTGCTGCTATCATTCTTGCTTTTACAGCAAATCAATCGTTGGAATGAGCTAGCTGAGACAAAAAACTGCTATGTGCTCTTCTTTTTTGCAATATGTATCATCCTTTTTCCTATGACCTTCTCTTCTATACGGGTTGTAGGAGCTAATTTATTGGTATTATTAGTGCTTTGGCGTATTCTTACACTTAAAACGGGTGAAGAAGTACCTCAAAAACTCTTTGATGCTTCCTTATTGGTGTTCTGCGCGGGTATATTGCACCCTTGGGCACTTGTTTTTTTACTCAATATATGGATTTCGTTGCTGTTCTACGGCTCTGAGAAGCGTAGATATTGGCTTATACCCTTCTTAGCCCTCATTGTTATACTGATATTGGGCACTGCCATTTGGTTGCTCTCGGGCTTGCCTTTTCAAGTGATTATTGACAATTTTGAGGCTTTTGATTACACCCATATCACAGAAATTCCCAACTTTAACTTGCCGCTGGCTACCGTAGTATCGCTCATCAGCTTAGGGGTGATGCTATCAGTGTCGTTGGGGGTATACTACTTCGTAAGACGTTACCACAGCATCAGTTCGCAGATAGTGATACAGTTCCTCTGGGTGGGGCTTCTCGTCTTTTTTCTTTCCAAAGAGCCCATCTATCTCTTTGCACCCATCGCCATTTTCTTTGCGCTTTATGTCGAGCGCATTTACAAACTATGGCTCAAGGAAACGATACTGTGGCTATTGATATGCTTCCCTGTGGTGATTCTAACCCTGCATTTTGTTACCAAAAGCTAA
- a CDS encoding porin family protein gives MKRILLLTMCVCAFWSAKAQYIGLKAGYNYARLSGDMSDGASMTAYHGFFAGITMEIPLSNLFSVQVEGIYNRRGAHIKSDIYGKATLDLDYLSAPVMARFNVGRGINLHVGPQLEYRIGKTNFYFDKGAPLPVTHVSDEAIDNIDVAMTAGIGYTLDSSWFFELRWVQGLTNIFEGDELTLTNTGFSPNYIFKNRTLSIGIGYVF, from the coding sequence ATGAAGAGAATTTTATTATTAACAATGTGTGTGTGTGCGTTTTGGAGTGCCAAGGCGCAGTACATAGGTTTGAAGGCGGGCTATAACTATGCACGCCTGAGCGGAGATATGAGTGATGGAGCCTCGATGACGGCTTATCACGGTTTTTTTGCGGGTATTACGATGGAAATACCGCTTTCTAACCTATTTTCAGTGCAGGTGGAAGGTATTTACAACCGCCGTGGTGCGCATATCAAGTCCGATATTTACGGCAAGGCTACGCTCGACTTGGACTATCTTTCGGCTCCTGTGATGGCACGATTCAATGTGGGGCGAGGCATCAATCTGCACGTAGGTCCGCAGTTGGAGTATCGCATAGGTAAAACTAACTTTTACTTCGATAAGGGAGCTCCTCTACCTGTAACGCACGTGAGTGATGAGGCTATTGACAACATTGATGTAGCAATGACCGCAGGCATTGGCTATACCTTGGATTCGAGTTGGTTCTTTGAACTGCGCTGGGTACAAGGGCTTACCAACATCTTCGAAGGTGATGAGCTAACGCTTACCAATACAGGCTTTAGTCCGAATTATATCTTTAAGAATAGAACCCTTTCGATAGGGATAGGCTATGTTTTTTAG
- a CDS encoding lipocalin family protein, with protein sequence MKRNVFLKTVLLAVCMLFIAVGCSKSDDDSPTATDKWSLLQGTWMLQKINSTEISANKKKSFLEFSKDKLKIVDYYDDGSASTESGEFLVNEQNGEIEFKKSGYSNYSKEATIVTLDRKTLVVNRYNGTCSYTKK encoded by the coding sequence ATGAAAAGAAATGTATTTTTAAAGACCGTTTTATTAGCTGTATGTATGCTGTTTATCGCTGTGGGGTGCAGCAAAAGTGATGATGATAGCCCAACAGCAACAGATAAGTGGTCTCTTTTACAAGGTACTTGGATGCTTCAAAAGATTAATTCCACTGAGATTTCAGCCAATAAAAAGAAGAGTTTTTTGGAGTTTTCAAAAGACAAATTAAAGATTGTAGATTATTATGATGATGGGAGTGCCTCGACAGAATCAGGAGAGTTTCTCGTTAATGAGCAAAACGGCGAGATAGAGTTTAAAAAATCAGGATACAGTAATTATTCTAAGGAAGCTACTATCGTTACACTTGACAGGAAAACTTTGGTAGTAAACCGCTATAATGGCACTTGTAGTTATACAAAAAAGTAG
- a CDS encoding ferredoxin: protein MVIVTLQRDKCIGCNYCVEMAPEQFQMSKKDGKSVLLRSTEKKGFYTLKSHDESILEACEAAQKACPVKIITTKQV, encoded by the coding sequence ATGGTCATAGTAACATTACAGCGGGATAAGTGTATCGGGTGCAACTATTGTGTGGAGATGGCACCAGAGCAGTTTCAGATGTCGAAGAAAGACGGCAAGAGTGTGCTACTTCGTTCTACGGAGAAGAAAGGGTTTTACACCCTGAAGTCGCACGATGAAAGCATCTTAGAGGCGTGTGAAGCAGCACAAAAGGCTTGCCCTGTGAAGATTATAACAACGAAACAAGTCTGA
- the aroB gene encoding 3-dehydroquinate synthase: MMLNPIESLGYSVYFNEQGADFLHQLLAEKNYSKLFLLVDSHTAEACMPTFLQLLETNIPIEIIEIEAGEEHKNLDTCTQVWYALSELGADRHSVLINLGGGVVTDLSGFVASTFMRGIDFVNIPTSLLAMVDASVGGKTGVDLGSLKNQVGVINSPKGVIIDTQYLATLSREEFRSGLAEMFKHGLIASQAYWQQMCSLKDLDITDLDRLIYESVVIKNQIVMQDPREGGLRKTLNFGHTLGHAIESYCLQSSHRRRLLHGEAVAIGMQLACELSVALTGFPRKDCDSVNTTLRFYFPQEKFTSEEVGEIIQLLRFDKKNSHGEVRFVLLEGIGRSKTDCIVPEALIYQVFQTL; encoded by the coding sequence ATGATGTTAAATCCTATTGAATCGCTGGGGTATTCAGTGTATTTTAATGAGCAGGGAGCTGATTTTCTACATCAATTACTTGCTGAAAAGAACTATTCAAAGCTGTTTTTATTAGTGGATAGCCATACCGCTGAGGCTTGTATGCCTACCTTCTTACAGTTGTTGGAAACTAATATCCCTATTGAAATCATTGAGATAGAAGCGGGGGAGGAGCACAAGAACCTTGATACGTGTACGCAGGTGTGGTATGCTCTTTCTGAACTTGGTGCTGACCGCCATAGTGTGCTTATCAATTTAGGGGGAGGTGTGGTGACTGACTTGAGCGGCTTTGTAGCCTCAACTTTTATGCGAGGTATTGATTTTGTGAATATTCCTACCTCACTCTTGGCTATGGTTGATGCTTCGGTAGGAGGGAAGACAGGTGTGGATTTAGGCTCACTGAAGAACCAAGTGGGGGTGATCAATAGTCCAAAGGGTGTTATTATTGATACCCAGTATTTAGCAACGCTTTCGCGGGAAGAATTCCGCAGCGGGCTTGCTGAGATGTTCAAGCACGGGCTGATTGCCTCTCAGGCATATTGGCAGCAGATGTGTAGCCTGAAAGACTTAGATATTACTGATTTAGATAGGCTTATTTATGAGTCGGTGGTAATTAAGAACCAGATCGTAATGCAAGATCCTCGCGAAGGAGGGCTACGCAAGACGTTGAACTTCGGACACACCCTTGGGCACGCTATTGAGTCCTATTGCTTGCAGAGCAGCCATCGCCGCCGTTTGTTGCACGGTGAGGCGGTAGCTATTGGGATGCAACTAGCTTGTGAGCTGTCGGTAGCTTTAACGGGATTCCCACGGAAGGATTGCGATAGCGTAAATACAACACTGCGGTTCTACTTTCCCCAAGAGAAGTTTACCTCTGAGGAAGTCGGTGAGATTATTCAGCTATTGCGCTTTGACAAGAAGAATTCACACGGTGAAGTGCGCTTTGTGCTTTTAGAGGGTATTGGGCGCTCTAAGACAGACTGTATTGTGCCTGAAGCGCTTATTTATCAGGTTTTTCAAACGTTATAG
- a CDS encoding peptidase U32 family protein, translating into MTGTGKIELMAPAGNFESLQAAIDNGADSVYFGVDQLNMRARASINFTIDDLEEIARRCHPKGIRTYLTLNTIIYDHDLSIIKTLLDAAKRAELTAVIAMDQAVIAYARQIGMEVHISTQINITNIETVKFYALFADTMVMSRELSLRQIKKICDQIAKEEIKGPSGNLVEVEIFGHGALCMAVSGKCYLSLHSHNSSANRGACKQNCRKKYTVIDQESGFEIELDNEYMMSPKDLCTINFLDQVIDTGAKVLKIEGRGRAPEYVATVIRTYREAIDAYYAGTYSKEKVEEWMEALKTVYNRGFWGGYYLGQKLGEWSDTPGSNATQKKVYIGQGKHYFPKSGIAEFAIEAFDIKIGDKLLITGPTTGVQEIELTAMMVDDVPAERAKKGDSCTLKTDFRVRPSDKLYKIVKM; encoded by the coding sequence ATGACAGGAACAGGAAAGATTGAATTAATGGCACCAGCGGGCAATTTTGAGTCGCTGCAAGCGGCAATTGACAACGGTGCTGACTCGGTATATTTTGGGGTAGACCAGCTCAATATGAGGGCACGGGCGAGCATCAACTTCACCATTGACGACTTGGAGGAGATTGCACGCCGCTGCCACCCTAAGGGCATACGCACCTACCTCACCCTCAATACGATTATTTACGACCACGACCTCTCTATCATCAAAACGCTTTTAGATGCTGCCAAACGTGCAGAGCTCACGGCAGTGATTGCGATGGATCAGGCGGTGATTGCCTACGCACGGCAGATAGGGATGGAGGTGCATATCTCCACGCAAATCAACATCACCAACATTGAGACGGTGAAGTTCTACGCGCTCTTTGCCGATACGATGGTGATGAGTCGCGAGCTGAGTTTGAGGCAGATTAAGAAGATATGCGACCAGATTGCTAAGGAGGAAATCAAGGGACCCTCAGGCAACTTAGTAGAGGTGGAAATCTTTGGACACGGGGCTCTCTGTATGGCGGTCTCTGGCAAGTGCTACCTGAGTTTGCACTCGCACAACTCCTCTGCCAATCGCGGAGCGTGCAAGCAGAACTGTCGCAAGAAGTACACCGTCATCGACCAAGAGAGCGGCTTTGAGATAGAGCTCGACAATGAGTATATGATGTCGCCCAAGGACTTGTGCACCATTAACTTCCTTGATCAGGTGATCGATACGGGGGCTAAGGTACTGAAGATCGAAGGGCGTGGGCGTGCGCCTGAGTACGTGGCTACGGTGATACGCACCTACCGCGAGGCGATTGACGCTTACTATGCAGGTACGTATAGCAAAGAGAAGGTTGAGGAGTGGATGGAAGCCTTGAAGACGGTGTACAACCGTGGCTTCTGGGGCGGTTATTACCTTGGGCAGAAGCTCGGCGAGTGGAGCGACACCCCAGGCTCTAACGCCACACAGAAGAAGGTGTACATAGGGCAAGGTAAGCACTACTTCCCTAAGAGTGGCATTGCAGAGTTTGCCATTGAGGCATTTGACATTAAGATAGGCGATAAGCTCCTCATCACAGGTCCTACCACAGGCGTACAAGAGATAGAACTCACTGCGATGATGGTAGATGATGTGCCTGCCGAGCGCGCTAAGAAAGGCGACAGTTGCACCCTCAAAACGGATTTTAGAGTGCGCCCCTCAGATAAATTGTATAAAATAGTTAAGATGTAA
- a CDS encoding dihydrofolate reductase — protein MITLIAATDENNAIGHKGELLWHLPLDFKHFKALTTGHCIIMGRKTFETFPKLLPNRTHIVITRQQEYHPEGVIAVSTLNEAIERALSLDASPYIIGGGEIYAQAIPLAHCIELTRVHHSFAKADTYFPTINLSEWELIASETILKDEKHAYNFTFETYKRR, from the coding sequence ATGATAACCCTCATCGCTGCTACCGACGAAAATAACGCTATCGGGCACAAAGGCGAGCTGCTATGGCACCTCCCCCTTGATTTTAAGCACTTCAAGGCACTCACTACGGGGCACTGCATCATAATGGGCAGGAAGACTTTTGAGACTTTCCCCAAACTGCTGCCCAACCGCACCCATATCGTGATCACAAGGCAGCAAGAATATCACCCTGAAGGCGTTATTGCGGTCAGCACTCTTAATGAGGCTATTGAGCGAGCCTTGTCCTTAGATGCCTCACCTTACATCATAGGCGGAGGCGAGATCTATGCGCAGGCAATACCCCTCGCCCACTGCATAGAACTCACTCGGGTGCATCACTCTTTTGCGAAGGCAGATACTTATTTCCCCACTATCAACCTATCTGAATGGGAGTTAATCGCCTCTGAAACGATCCTCAAGGACGAGAAGCACGCCTACAATTTCACTTTTGAAACCTATAAGAGACGTTAA
- a CDS encoding peptide MFS transporter — protein MYHTNTKVLGQPVGLFFLFFTEMWERFSFYGMRALLVLFLTASLTDANPGWGWDTARATSLYGTYAMLIYLTPVLGGMIADRWLGARKTIIIGTVFLAAGQFFLFMPSHLSFYIGLACLVVGVGLFKPNTPTILSQLYKDNPEKKDSAYTIFYMGVNCGAFFGMMLCGYVGTNFDWNYGFGLAGVFMTLGGMLQFYFNKNLLGDLGTAPAKVDHTEVKDTPHEKRNPFTTFDLILTVLVVIFGLGYTINEQLVNAGSTDFFAFLDTSALKGDLLVIILVGIMFVYLLISRTMRYEAEVRSKMFGVFFIALFVIFFYVGFEQAPSSLTIITRDHVNRVLTGNGLLIFNIVNSLLVIVPLCIITYVLYKIAQVTWKIIPLTNLFIGICFVLLWVGCVYMLYQKFNETVGEIEVTWFQTLNSFFVITLASSVAKIWESKYNPPVAFKYAFGLLFVALGFLAIWAGSVYFKVDGKIPMLFLAVIYLLHTLGELFVSPVGLSYISKLVPVRMLAFMFGMWYLAIALAQKGAAALGGQVDVIIKNYGLDSFFLLFAGIMTGAAVVVMAMHPLLKRLMGEVK, from the coding sequence ATGTATCACACAAATACAAAAGTGTTAGGTCAGCCCGTGGGGCTGTTCTTCTTGTTCTTCACTGAGATGTGGGAACGATTTTCATTCTATGGTATGCGCGCCCTTTTGGTGCTCTTCTTAACAGCAAGTCTTACAGATGCCAACCCTGGTTGGGGATGGGATACTGCGCGTGCTACCTCACTCTACGGTACGTATGCAATGCTCATCTATCTCACCCCTGTGCTCGGCGGTATGATTGCCGACCGCTGGCTCGGTGCTCGCAAAACCATCATCATTGGCACGGTGTTCCTCGCCGCAGGGCAGTTCTTCCTATTTATGCCCTCGCATCTCAGCTTTTATATAGGCTTAGCATGCCTCGTAGTGGGCGTAGGGCTCTTCAAACCCAACACACCTACGATCCTTTCGCAACTCTATAAAGATAATCCAGAGAAGAAGGATAGTGCCTATACCATTTTCTATATGGGCGTAAACTGTGGTGCCTTCTTTGGGATGATGCTCTGTGGTTATGTAGGGACTAACTTTGATTGGAACTACGGCTTTGGTCTTGCGGGCGTATTTATGACCCTCGGTGGTATGTTGCAGTTCTATTTCAATAAAAACCTCTTGGGCGACTTGGGCACTGCTCCTGCTAAAGTAGATCATACAGAGGTAAAGGATACTCCTCACGAAAAGCGCAATCCATTCACCACCTTCGACCTTATCCTCACAGTGCTTGTAGTGATATTCGGCTTGGGCTATACCATCAACGAACAGTTAGTAAACGCAGGCAGCACCGACTTCTTTGCCTTCTTAGATACGAGTGCACTCAAAGGAGATTTATTAGTGATTATTCTTGTTGGGATAATGTTTGTATACCTACTCATTTCACGCACAATGCGTTATGAAGCTGAAGTGCGTAGTAAAATGTTTGGAGTGTTCTTTATAGCTTTGTTTGTTATCTTCTTCTACGTGGGATTTGAGCAAGCTCCTTCTTCACTTACGATCATCACCCGTGACCACGTCAATAGGGTACTTACAGGCAATGGGCTGTTGATTTTTAACATTGTTAATAGCCTTTTGGTGATAGTGCCGCTCTGCATCATCACCTACGTGCTCTATAAGATTGCACAAGTTACTTGGAAGATCATCCCACTCACCAACCTCTTCATAGGGATCTGCTTTGTGCTCTTGTGGGTAGGCTGTGTATATATGCTCTACCAGAAGTTCAATGAAACTGTAGGCGAGATTGAAGTAACGTGGTTCCAAACGCTCAACTCCTTCTTTGTGATTACGCTGGCTTCCTCAGTGGCAAAGATATGGGAGTCCAAATACAATCCGCCAGTAGCCTTCAAATACGCCTTTGGCTTGCTCTTTGTAGCTTTAGGCTTCTTGGCAATCTGGGCAGGCTCAGTCTACTTCAAAGTCGATGGCAAGATACCGATGCTCTTCTTAGCAGTGATTTACCTGCTGCACACTTTGGGCGAACTCTTTGTATCGCCTGTGGGCTTGTCGTACATCTCTAAGTTAGTACCTGTGCGTATGCTCGCCTTTATGTTTGGGATGTGGTATTTAGCTATAGCTTTAGCACAAAAAGGAGCCGCAGCCTTAGGTGGTCAAGTGGATGTAATTATCAAGAACTATGGCTTAGATAGCTTCTTTCTGCTCTTTGCAGGCATTATGACGGGGGCTGCCGTTGTTGTAATGGCAATGCATCCACTGCTTAAGAGGCTAATGGGAGAAGTAAAATAA